One genomic window of Candidatus Kuenenia stuttgartiensis includes the following:
- a CDS encoding IS4-like element ISCku3 family transposase → MMREDWDLLRTFFPNDWKSLAVDTNALKGLRKDKSEEKLLRTLLIHLGCGYSLRETVVRAKRANLADLSDVALLKRLKKSKEWLYKLCLSLFRERGLQINKRNNFHLRLFDATTVKEPGKTGSLWRIHYSIEVPSLSCDFFKLTGTEGEGTGESFRQFPMKKDDYIIADRGYCTGQGIHHATRKGAYLSVRVNSQSLRIFGEEKKPFPLLKEIQYLKRPLAIKSWNVFIPNVDNTEYVKGRLCIIHKTEEAIKIAHKKLKRHASKKGIELKPETLIYAKYVIVFTTFPENQFTAFDILEWYRVRWQIELVFKRFKQIAQFGHLPKYDDDSSKAWLYGKLFVALLTEKLIDFATSFSPWGYFIVKQED, encoded by the coding sequence ATGATGAGAGAAGATTGGGATCTTCTAAGAACTTTCTTCCCAAACGATTGGAAAAGTTTAGCCGTTGATACAAATGCTTTAAAAGGCTTGCGCAAGGATAAATCTGAAGAAAAGCTTCTTCGAACATTATTAATTCATTTAGGATGTGGCTATTCATTGCGTGAAACAGTAGTTCGAGCCAAGCGTGCTAACTTAGCAGATTTATCCGATGTTGCCTTATTAAAGCGATTAAAAAAGAGCAAAGAATGGCTATATAAATTATGTTTATCTTTATTCCGTGAGCGTGGCCTCCAAATTAATAAACGGAATAATTTTCATCTTCGCTTATTTGATGCAACAACAGTAAAGGAACCTGGGAAAACAGGAAGTCTTTGGCGCATTCATTATAGTATTGAGGTTCCTTCATTATCTTGCGATTTCTTTAAACTTACGGGAACTGAAGGAGAAGGCACAGGAGAATCTTTTCGGCAGTTTCCGATGAAAAAAGATGATTATATTATAGCTGACAGAGGTTACTGTACTGGCCAAGGAATTCATCATGCAACAAGGAAAGGCGCTTATCTTAGCGTTAGAGTTAATTCGCAATCTCTACGGATATTCGGCGAAGAAAAGAAACCCTTTCCTTTATTGAAAGAAATCCAATATTTAAAAAGACCCCTTGCTATAAAATCATGGAACGTTTTTATTCCAAACGTTGATAATACTGAATATGTCAAAGGTCGTCTTTGTATAATACACAAAACAGAAGAAGCCATTAAAATAGCTCATAAAAAACTTAAAAGACATGCAAGCAAAAAGGGCATTGAACTAAAACCGGAGACCCTTATTTATGCCAAGTACGTAATAGTATTCACAACGTTTCCTGAAAATCAATTTACCGCTTTTGATATCTTAGAATGGTATCGAGTTCGATGGCAAATTGAACTGGTCTTTAAAAGATTTAAACAAATAGCACAATTTGGACACTTACCTAAATACGATGATGATAGCTCAAAAGCTTGGCTTTATGGCAAACTATTCGTTGCTCTTTTGACAGAAAAACTAATAGATTTTGCTACGTCTTTTTCCCCCTGGGGATACTTCATTGTCAAGCAAGAAGACTAA
- a CDS encoding MBL fold metallo-hydrolase, whose translation MNEKVTRLNSFPALGLEHAAYRIETGDKSFWIDCPSCFDNRLEPVDAIIFTHHHFLGASNQYREFFKSQVRIHDLDSAHRICAGFTFDVKFKENFFEKGIEALHSGGHTPISANLFY comes from the coding sequence GTGAACGAAAAGGTAACCCGCTTGAACTCCTTCCCCGCCCTTGGATTGGAACATGCTGCTTATCGTATCGAGACAGGAGATAAGTCTTTTTGGATAGACTGCCCTTCCTGCTTTGACAATCGTCTTGAGCCTGTTGATGCAATCATCTTTACCCATCACCATTTTCTTGGTGCGAGTAACCAGTACCGTGAATTTTTTAAATCCCAGGTACGCATACATGACCTGGATTCTGCCCACAGAATCTGTGCAGGTTTCACCTTTGATGTAAAGTTTAAAGAGAATTTTTTTGAAAAAGGCATAGAAGCCTTACATAGCGGAGGGCATACCCCCATAAGCGCTAACTTGTTTTATTGA